From the genome of Cololabis saira isolate AMF1-May2022 chromosome 4, fColSai1.1, whole genome shotgun sequence:
gttgttattattactgcTGTTATTATTGTGTATTTTGTGTGCACTGTTACTTAAAGTGAATGGATGAGCACTGACATTCACTTTGTAGGTGGAGTCGTATTTTAGGACTCTCCCAAACACCGACATGACCTGAGTGCGTGTTATGTGTGGCCAGGTATGGGTTGCTCCACACctaggagtgtgtgtgttgttgctgctgtcttctcccccctctccttcctctttgtTCCCTCCTCCACAAGCTGGCAGTCAATTAGCAATCAGGAGGTAGGGgataaggaggaggaggagggaggcctCGTTGACACTGGGGCAGCAGTAGCAGGGGAaggtttattttgtttcatttttggaaCAGGTAACCCTTATTTTTCCTCTGGCCATAATGGCagagttttcttattttagtttgttattttagtttgagttggagattgccgGTAGTCCTGTTATCGGTTTTTGTTGGTTATAGGGTTACCTGGGTTTTCTTatttagtggggaaagtgcgtggtccgacggcccattctgtggctggccctgtgcttacccctcttttgttctttttggccgggatctccatctccttttggttcattacttttgggttaacccttatccttgttttttttctccccagtaTTTGAAAACAATAATTCAATAAACTTTTGTTTTCAAACTTGAAATCTTTGTGTGGCGTCCTATTAATATGTTGTGGTCTCATTGAGCCTAATTTCTTTACTTTTATGAGGCCGTAACAGTGCGGTAGTCCTCGATGTTTTCCGCCTTGGATATCAGGTATGCCTTCCTCAGCAGCAGGGGTGGGGCAGTTTTCTCCTCTGTGGAGGCTTTTGAAAATTGCCACTGAGCACTCCTGAAATTGagaggagagacagagagaaattAGTGAGCGAGTAAGACAAAATGGCAGCATCTAGTGGTCAATTAAAGACACAGCAGGAGGCACAATACTCACAATACTTTTTTAAAATGATGTTTCTATTTTTAACATCTTAAATAAATGTGTTGTAAATAAAATTTTTGGTTGACACAAGACTGGGGGTGATGGTTAAGTGTAATATGTCTTGtgcattgcatttttttttttaaattgtagatGAAGATGAGACCTGACTTACTTGTGACCTTCCCAGGCTGGTTGTACTGGCTGAGGAGGGTGGTGTACAGGTCCTTCCTCTGCAGGTAGTCCTCACAGTGGCTCTCCTGGACTTGCCTCCACACCTTGGCCATGGTGTTGCCCTCTGTGCGGTCCCTCATTAGGCGGATGACGGACTTGTCCACTCCACGACTgtatcaaacacacacacacacacacacacacaaaacaaagaaagacgTGATTAATGTTTTTAGATATGCACTCATTCTGGTGTTTGCAAAGTACGGCTTATGAATGCAATGTGTATCGTGCAGACACTCACCGTAGAGTCAACACGGCCGGAAACACTGCTCTGTGAGCTGGAGTCAGCTGGTTGAGGATGTTCCCCTCCCACGACAAGTAGCGGCTGATGGTGTGGTCTCCCGACCCCTCGGcggctttagtttagtttagtttatttagcaatataagacaaatatgaacaaaaaatgaaaaacaatgaaataacatgcaaggaaaggaagaagcctggtggcttatatagaatcctttccatatatgaataaaaaacaaaacaaagctacacaATGGAgagtaaaagaacaaaaaaacacaagaaaatgtaactcagatcaaataatgaacattacaaagatgaaataataagaaagttctttaaatgttttttgaatattggcaaggatggtgatgatttaagagatttattgagtgaattccacaagtgggggcctctgtaagtgatgaaagattgatgtttccatgttctacaaaacggtaaattaaaatatttcgttgtggcataagaatgaatattggaattaacacaaaagaaattatgaaaggaagaaggaagattttgtatataatttttgaatttgaacataaacaaacatgttttaaaaatgttaattttattgatggataataatgaataattaatgaaaaggggagcagatggctcatatctgtttgcgtgtgatatcattctgagaaaccttttttgaataatcaataatttattaatatatgttggatgtgtcgaagcccaaacaatgttgcagtaattaagGTGAGGGAAGATTAAGCTATAATAGAGAGTTAAATGACGGCAGGCGTCGCAGGCCAGGACCTCGGTGAGCATGAAATACCAGCCGTTGATGTCACAGATGGGCCTCACCGTGTTGCCGTAGCCACACCGGTACAGGAAAGCCTTCGGGTTGTCCTTGGCAGGGCAGTCGGGCTTGGTGCAGCGGACGCTGTAACGCCACACACCAACTGGCCTCCAGAAGAAGACGCGGTGCCTGAAAAAGCTGTCTGCCACGGGGACCGTACTGCCATCCACCACACCGGGCATCTCGGGAGGGTGGAACCACATCTTCTCGCTCTTCAGGAccttcctccacctcttcctgCCGTACATGTCGGAGAAGGGCCGCGGCTTCAGAAAGAGCCCcctctcctcatcctccttCAGCCACTTGATATCTTGCTTGGGCAGCCCGCTGTCCTCAGCCTCCCAGGATTTGTGCCATCcttcaaacaagaaaaaaaaaaacacatttattataGTAAGCTTATATCCACACTGTCGAATGAGGCTTTTCATTACAGCAGCCCACTGGATGTGACCTGCATGATCTGTGTGCTATTTCCCAGTAAACTAATACAACTTGTGTTAAATGAATATGTACCTTGTGTTTCGTTGATGGTCTTCCTCTTCTCAGGGTGCCTCATCTCCTTCATGTGGCGGTCGACGATGCTGAAATGGCATAGTAATGTAACATAGTGATACAGTACTATTAAGTTATAACACTATTCACATGGCGATCAAATTTAGTGTACCACACTTACTATTTGCAGTAGCCGACATCATTCTCGACAAGCCACTTGAAGCTCTTGCTGGTGTACTTGCCAAAGGTCATCACCAGCTGCCCCAGGACTTGCGCCTCAGTTGGAGAGGGTGTGATGATCTTGCATTTCTTCAAAGCTGTTGACAGATGAATAAAGGGGGAACAAAATTAAAGTAATCATGCCTAGACAGTAGTGCAGTTGTAAGCACAGGGTTGTGCATGTACTCTTCTCACCTTCTTTGTAAGCCTTGTCTGAGTCTCTCAGCCTACTGTCCACTGACTCACGGTCCCGTGCATGGGTCCTAAGGAAGTCCTTGGCCTCCCTGGTCATCCCAAGCACACACTGCTGCCTGTTTATAGAGGGGGGGAAAAGCACAGAGGCTGACACGATTGCATTACTGTAGTTATAAATCTGTATAACTAGGACATTAATAGTAAATTGTTCCATGTAGTAATGGCGTGAGACTAGTATAAAAGCTTTGTATTAGAATAGGAGGCATATTATTCAGAAATCTGAATACATACCAACTGAGGTAAAATTACTGTACACTGAACATTCTGAGTACTGTAGACTCTAACGGCGTGTGGGAATAATCGTACTATGTTTTAACTAATTGAAGTGTCAACTGCGCCGCTATCGGCACATTTTTAAACGGCAGTAGTCAACAAAGTAAATCGTAGTTATCTCAACATCCCGTTTGACACTAGCTACAGTAATAACAACAGTTATAGCGTAGCCCGTAGCCTTCAGTTGAATGACATCTGAATCTAGCAAAGTGAGGTAacatcagtactggagttgaggggggatgagggggggtggcatcccccctgaaataaaaaaggtccaaatcatccctcctgtaaaactgccttcccccctttccatcccttatgtcatttcatcaatgaatgtggttttactgctatttcaacatttagtcatcaccagaaaaataacagcagaaaaataacttatttgacaattttcacctgtttcaagtaaatgttcacttgaaataagtagaaaaatctgccactgggacaagatttatcttctcattacaagcaaaaaaaatcttgttccactggcagatttttctacttatttcaagtgaaaatctacttgaaacaggtgaaaattgttgttttttccagtgatgagtcttgttttaagtgtaatgagattttttactaaaatgagacattttaactagaaataagacaaatgttcttgttaagattgtgagtttttgcagtgatccatgttacttatcctgtgaaggacagagtcataagttcagaaaagtgttttttatttttgtgttttgatgtatttgatgtaagcccagtggatatttaaagcttacagaaggctgcatttaactgctgctatgtcattcctgcaggtgttttggtcagtactattatttgtaatatattatattatttgtaatcagcacaaattatctgtccccatatgattaaatccaccatcccccctgattgtttttttacaactcgagtactgggtaacATTACCGTCAACGGCGCTTGGCGTCATTTGTATGACAGAAAATTAATGTGTACACATTATTATCGTTAGACTTTGTGAGAAATAACACCCACAGAAAGGATATATTAAAAGCGATTGAATGATATCTTACCTCAGCTGAAGTTTTCGGTGTCCCTTTGAAGTGCTACGGCAGACTCCCTGATAAAATCCACTGTTGGCGAAGCTGGTGCTCAACGTATTTACTAGGGCATTGGCTTTTAATGCCGGGGAAAACGTAACGATAGGCAAAAAAGTGTGACAAGTCTCAAATCGCTGTAAAAGTTTGGTCCTCTCGTCTCGTTTGTAATGTCCGCTTGATCCGCCGTCTGAGCACCTATCTGCCACGCCCTCCgattttctgattggccgagCTGTTTCTGCCGTCGTTGCTATGCTGCTGTAGACAGTCGGCCGCGCCCATTGGTCAGAAAAATCTACATTATgtagacaatgtgattttctgattggccgagCTGTTTCTGCCGTCGTTGCTATGCTGCTGTAGACAGTCGGCCGCGCCCATTGGTCAGAAAAATCTACATTATGTAGACAATGCGATTTTTTGATTGGATAATAGTCTACATGTCTACATGCGCCTTTGCACTTTACTCGTTCGTACGTCTGCGAGCTccccaaatgtgggaatctcgaCTGCATAATTTCTGATAGCGGGGGACTGCGTTCGCGCTCTCCCCTGATAAAGCTGTTCAATGAAAACCTGACTGTCTGTTTTAAGTGATAACATTGTTCCGTAGATGGCCAACGCAATACCTCTTATAGTTAACCGTTACATAGTTTCTGCCGGGTGTTACACTTAAAACTTGTAAATAACTAATGTTTGAATTATAGATATTTATCTACGAATTATCTTTTGTGCTCCTTAAGTACATTGGCTGTAATGTGAAAGAGtatatatcagaatcagaaaaaggttttttGCCAAACGTAACTGGGTatacaaggaatttgttttggcGTAGTTGGTGCAACAGATTTTTCTAAATATGTATGGAACCATAGTTTTTTAGCAGTGTTATGTGTGGCCAGGTATGGGTTGCTCCACACctaggagtgtgtgtgttgttgctgCTGTCTTCTCccccttctccttcttctttgttCCCTCCTCCACAAGCTGGCAGTCAATTAGCAATCAGGAGGTAGGGgataaggaggaggaggaggagggaggcctCGTTGACACTGGGGCAGCAGTAGCAGGGGaaggtttattttgttttattttgagaaCAGGTAACCCTTATTTTTCCTCTGGCCATAATGGCagagttttcttattttagtttgttattttagtttgagttggagattgccgGTAGTCCTGTTATCGGTTTTTGTTGGTTATAGGTTAACCTGGATTTTCTTatttagtggggaaagtgcgcggtccgacggcccattctgtggctggccctgtgcttacccctcttttgttctttttggccgggatctccatctccttttggttcattacttttgggttaacctttttccttgttttttttctccccagtaTTTGAAAACAATAATTCAATAAACTTTTGTTTTCAAACTTGAAATCCTTGTGTGGCGTCCTATTAATATGTTGTGGTCTCATTGAGCCTAATTTCTTTACTTTTATGAGGCCGTAACAGTGCGGTAGTCCTCAATGTTTTCCGCCTCGGATATCAGGTACGCCTTTCTCAGCAGCAGGGGTTGGGGCAGTTTTCTCCTCTGTGGAGGCTTTTGAAAATTGCCACTGAGCACTCCTGAAATTGAGAGGAGAAAGGAGAAATAAGTGAGCGAGTAAGACAAAATGGCAGCATCTAGTGGTCAATTAAAGACACAGCAGGAGGCACAATACTCAcaatactttttttaaattatttttctatttttaacatcttaaataaatgtgtttaacatTATTTTTGGTTGACACAAGACTGGGGGTGATGGTTAAGTGTAATATGTCTTGTGCattgcatttttcttttaaattgtaGATGAAGATGAGACCTGACTTACTTGTGACCTTCCCAGGCTGGTTGTACTGGCTGAGGAGGGTGGTGTACAGGTCCTTCCTCTGCAGGTAGTCCTCACAGTGGCTCTCCTGGACTTGCCTCCACACCTTGGCCATGGTGTTGCCCTCTGTGCGGCCCCTCATTAGGCGGATGACGGACTTGTCCACTCCACGACTgtatcaaacacacacacacacaaaacaaagaaagatgTGATTAATGTTTTTAGATATGCACTCATTCTGGTGTTT
Proteins encoded in this window:
- the LOC133442243 gene encoding uncharacterized protein LOC133442243 produces the protein MTFGKYTSKSFKWLVENDVGYCKYIVDRHMKEMRHPEKRKTINETQGWHKSWEAEDSGLPKQDIKWLKEDEERGLFLKPRPFSDMYGRKRWRKVLKSEKMWFHPPEMPGVVDGSTVPVADSFFRHRVFFWRPVGVWRYSVRCTKPDCPAKDNPKAFLYRCGYGNTVRPICDINGWYFMLTEVLACDACRHLTLYYSLIFPHLNYCNIVWASTHPTYINKLLIIQKRFLRMISHANRYEPSAPLFINYSLLSINKINIFKTCLFMFKFKNYIQNLPSSFHNFFCVNSNIHSYATTKYFNLPFCRTWKHQSFITYRGPHLWNSLNKSLKSSPSLPIFKKHLKNFLIISSL